The following are encoded in a window of Aromatoleum petrolei genomic DNA:
- a CDS encoding electron transfer flavoprotein subunit alpha/FixB family protein translates to MAILVIAEHDNRSLKGATLNTITAAAQLGADIHVLVAGSGCMGAAEATSAIRGVTGVMLADAPHLDALLAEDLAKLVVGLVAHEADSYSHVLAPATAFGKNFLPRVAALLDVAQVSDVVAVESSNTFVRPIYAGNALATVSSDDPVKVISVRSTAFESASNGGSAPITPIAVPVGFARTRCLRRELATSARPELAGAKVIVSGGRGLGSKEHYTSVLEPLADALGAALGASRAAVDAGFAPNDFQVGQTGKIVAPQLYIAVGISGAIQHLAGMKDSKVIVAINKDPEAPIFQIADYGVVGDLFTLVPELVSKLG, encoded by the coding sequence ATGGCCATTCTCGTCATTGCCGAACACGACAATCGCAGCCTCAAGGGCGCGACGCTCAACACGATCACGGCCGCCGCGCAGCTTGGTGCGGACATCCACGTGCTCGTTGCCGGAAGCGGCTGCATGGGCGCGGCCGAAGCGACCTCGGCCATCCGGGGCGTAACGGGCGTAATGCTCGCCGACGCGCCGCACCTCGACGCGCTGCTCGCGGAAGACCTTGCCAAGCTCGTCGTCGGACTCGTTGCCCATGAGGCAGACAGCTACAGCCACGTCCTCGCGCCCGCCACCGCATTCGGAAAGAACTTCCTGCCGCGCGTCGCAGCCCTGCTCGACGTCGCCCAAGTTTCCGACGTGGTAGCGGTCGAGTCGTCGAACACCTTCGTGCGCCCGATCTACGCAGGCAATGCACTCGCCACCGTGTCGAGCGACGATCCCGTCAAGGTGATCAGCGTGCGTTCGACCGCCTTCGAAAGCGCATCGAACGGCGGCAGCGCGCCGATCACGCCAATCGCCGTGCCGGTCGGCTTCGCGCGCACCCGCTGCCTCCGACGCGAACTCGCGACCAGTGCACGTCCTGAGCTCGCCGGCGCCAAGGTGATCGTTTCAGGTGGGCGCGGTTTGGGCAGCAAGGAGCACTACACCTCTGTCCTGGAACCGCTCGCCGACGCCCTCGGCGCGGCCCTCGGGGCGAGCCGTGCGGCCGTCGATGCCGGGTTCGCGCCGAACGACTTCCAGGTCGGCCAAACGGGCAAGATCGTCGCGCCGCAGCTCTATATCGCGGTTGGCATCTCGGGTGCGATCCAGCACCTTGCAGGGATGAAGGACTCGAAGGTGATCGTCGCGATCAACAAGGATCCGGAAGCGCCGATTTTCCAGATCGCCGATTACGGCGTCGTGGGAGATCTCTTCACGCTGGTGCCGGAACTCGTTTCCAAACTCGGTTGA
- a CDS encoding MarR family winged helix-turn-helix transcriptional regulator, producing MRAKESGPATARAAKGSSNAAANAIEQAPKAKGVDTAAQRRDIRLGYLIHDVSRMRRTVFDQLMKPLGITRAQWWVLAHLSRHDGMAQTQLASMLDVGKASLGSLLDRLEATGFIERRPDATDRRMKRVFLSRSSHQLLEKLVKIESDFNEQILASLTDNDRSELIRMLSSIKESLLTLGSGESADIEIDGE from the coding sequence ATGCGAGCAAAGGAATCCGGTCCCGCGACCGCCAGGGCCGCCAAAGGAAGTTCGAACGCGGCTGCAAACGCGATTGAGCAGGCCCCGAAAGCCAAGGGTGTCGATACTGCCGCGCAGCGACGTGACATCAGGCTGGGCTATCTGATTCACGACGTGTCGCGGATGCGCCGCACGGTCTTCGACCAGTTGATGAAGCCGCTCGGCATCACGCGCGCCCAGTGGTGGGTACTCGCCCACCTGTCGCGCCACGACGGCATGGCCCAGACCCAATTGGCGTCGATGCTCGACGTTGGCAAGGCCAGCCTCGGCTCGCTGCTCGACCGCCTCGAAGCGACCGGCTTCATCGAACGCCGTCCCGACGCGACCGACCGCCGCATGAAACGGGTCTTCCTGTCGCGGAGTTCGCATCAGCTGCTGGAAAAACTCGTGAAGATCGAGAGCGACTTCAACGAGCAGATACTTGCGAGCCTCACCGATAACGATCGCAGCGAACTGATTCGGATGCTTTCGTCGATCAAGGAGTCGCTGCTCACACTGGGCTCAGGCGAATCCGCGGACATTGAAATCGACGGCGAGTGA
- a CDS encoding phosphotransferase family protein, producing the protein MLIVDKNNPPPDWIEGLRRRFPVEREMDRVLTRKLHRRSGPAYSPVSLEVLCDGMKSLLRTQLTDAFEVRDAKWLAGGASKLQVSIKLDWRHPELGRTTTPMVIRMEPAESIVETSRLREFQIIKAVKDVLPVPPVYWVDDAAKHFPYPTIVYGFAEGVAKPTGTFSNVTGLGINYGPELRKVLGEQYVEHLARLHTWDWTKADLSSLDVPGPGTHAVELQLNWWERVWEEDSNRDIPLMRVAAAWLRENMPATERLSLVHGDYRAGNFLFTEGDQRISSWLDWELGHLGDFHEDLAYTTLPYLAHMSEDGTQELASGMMPAAEMYERFERVSGLAVKPKVIDYYHVFHAYRSVVIVIGSGYRAARNGKTHQDLLLNWLMGMGYTILGHLRRKLEEIA; encoded by the coding sequence ATGCTGATCGTGGACAAGAACAATCCGCCGCCTGACTGGATCGAGGGCTTGCGCCGGAGATTTCCCGTCGAGCGGGAAATGGATCGCGTGCTGACGCGAAAGCTCCATCGCAGGAGTGGACCGGCCTATAGCCCGGTTTCCCTGGAGGTGTTGTGCGATGGCATGAAATCTTTGCTGCGGACCCAATTGACCGACGCATTTGAGGTCCGGGACGCAAAATGGCTGGCCGGGGGGGCGTCCAAACTCCAGGTTTCAATCAAACTGGACTGGCGTCATCCCGAGCTCGGGCGGACGACAACCCCGATGGTGATTCGCATGGAACCCGCCGAGTCGATCGTCGAAACTAGCCGCCTGCGCGAGTTTCAGATCATCAAGGCGGTCAAGGACGTCTTGCCCGTGCCGCCGGTCTATTGGGTCGACGACGCGGCCAAGCACTTCCCGTATCCGACCATCGTTTATGGGTTCGCCGAAGGTGTTGCAAAACCGACCGGGACATTCAGCAACGTGACTGGCCTCGGCATCAATTACGGACCCGAATTGCGCAAGGTGCTCGGAGAGCAGTATGTGGAGCACTTGGCTCGACTGCACACTTGGGATTGGACGAAGGCCGACCTGAGTTCCCTGGATGTTCCAGGGCCCGGTACCCATGCGGTCGAATTGCAATTGAATTGGTGGGAGCGCGTTTGGGAGGAAGACAGCAATCGCGATATTCCTCTCATGCGCGTCGCAGCCGCATGGCTCCGGGAGAACATGCCGGCAACCGAGAGACTTTCTCTCGTACACGGCGACTACCGCGCCGGTAATTTTCTCTTTACTGAAGGCGACCAGCGCATTTCAAGCTGGTTGGATTGGGAATTGGGACATTTGGGCGATTTTCACGAGGACCTCGCCTACACGACGCTCCCCTACCTTGCACATATGTCGGAGGACGGCACCCAAGAGCTGGCCAGCGGCATGATGCCCGCCGCGGAGATGTATGAACGCTTCGAGCGGGTATCCGGACTTGCCGTGAAACCCAAGGTCATCGACTACTACCATGTCTTTCATGCCTATCGCTCCGTGGTGATCGTGATCGGATCCGGATATCGCGCCGCCCGGAACGGCAAAACGCACCAGGATTTGCTGCTCAATTGGCTCATGGGCATGGGCTACACGATTCTGGGTCACCTGCGTCGCAAACTTGAGGAGATCGCCTGA
- a CDS encoding electron transfer flavoprotein subunit beta/FixA family protein, translating into MKVLVPVKRVIDYNIKVRVKADGSGVDLDNVKMAMNPFDEIAVEEAVRLKEAGSVTEVVAVSCGVSACQETLRAALALGADRAVHVSTDVELQPLAVAKILKALCDREQPSLVICGKQAIDDDSNQTGQMLAALLDCGQATFASKVKLEGGAVMVTREVDGGLETLSLELPAVITTDLRLNEPRYATLPNIMKAKKKPLDTLSPVDLGVDVAPRLKTLKVVEPATRQAGEILPDMATLVSKLKNQAKVI; encoded by the coding sequence ATGAAAGTCCTGGTCCCGGTCAAGCGGGTGATCGATTACAACATCAAGGTGCGCGTCAAGGCTGACGGCAGCGGCGTCGATCTCGACAACGTGAAGATGGCGATGAATCCCTTCGACGAAATCGCCGTGGAGGAAGCGGTCCGCCTCAAGGAAGCAGGCAGCGTCACGGAGGTCGTCGCGGTTTCATGCGGCGTCTCGGCCTGCCAGGAGACACTACGCGCGGCCCTTGCGCTCGGCGCGGATCGCGCGGTGCATGTAAGCACTGACGTCGAGTTGCAGCCGCTCGCCGTCGCAAAGATCCTGAAAGCCCTGTGCGATCGCGAACAGCCCTCGCTCGTGATCTGCGGCAAGCAGGCGATCGACGACGATTCGAACCAGACCGGCCAGATGCTCGCCGCACTGCTCGACTGCGGTCAGGCCACCTTCGCGTCGAAGGTCAAGCTTGAAGGCGGCGCCGTGATGGTGACGCGCGAGGTCGACGGAGGCCTCGAGACGCTGTCGCTGGAACTGCCGGCGGTCATCACGACCGACCTGCGCCTGAACGAGCCGCGCTACGCGACGCTGCCCAACATCATGAAGGCGAAGAAAAAACCGCTCGACACGCTCTCCCCGGTCGATCTCGGCGTCGATGTCGCGCCGCGTCTGAAGACACTGAAAGTCGTCGAGCCGGCGACCCGCCAAGCCGGTGAAATTCTCCCTGACATGGCGACGCTGGTGTCCAAACTCAAGAACCAGGCAAAGGTGATCTGA
- a CDS encoding DUF7064 domain-containing protein, with the protein MNEQERPRADRRISLDPVHDSRHRLRADALARESLVFMLQLPESGLAAFVYTWVNGLGKAGSAFVVYGPEVGETVTDLIDGVPVSDEQGFEDWQVGKVSVRHGKPFESAQVIVAPGGRASLDYRFEAVHPAYNYGSHRDGCPGWVADDRIEQSGRVTGVLTLDGREIPFDTMGHRDHSWGTRDWYFSQHWKWLEAQSGPDLVVHFWEVEALGRKVLRGYVLRDGEMAEVNGVDMSFEHDARLAHTAVFADVRDELGRSTRVEGRTFALYPFVVSPQVMLNEGSMSVTIDGKPGVGHVEMCWPSAYLEHVCTRDISAGSPVIRGLPSAG; encoded by the coding sequence ATGAACGAACAGGAGCGGCCGCGCGCCGATCGGCGCATTTCCCTGGACCCGGTCCATGACTCGCGACATCGACTGCGGGCCGATGCGCTGGCTCGGGAGTCGCTGGTCTTCATGCTGCAACTGCCGGAAAGCGGGCTCGCCGCGTTCGTGTACACGTGGGTCAATGGACTCGGGAAGGCAGGCTCGGCTTTCGTCGTCTACGGACCTGAGGTCGGTGAAACGGTCACGGACTTGATCGATGGCGTGCCCGTGAGTGACGAGCAAGGATTCGAGGACTGGCAGGTCGGCAAGGTCAGTGTGCGTCATGGCAAACCGTTCGAAAGCGCCCAAGTCATCGTCGCGCCGGGTGGTCGGGCATCGCTCGACTACCGCTTCGAGGCGGTCCATCCGGCGTACAACTACGGCAGCCACCGTGATGGCTGCCCCGGGTGGGTCGCCGACGACCGCATCGAGCAGAGTGGTCGTGTCACCGGTGTGCTGACCCTCGATGGCCGCGAAATTCCCTTCGATACGATGGGACACCGCGATCATTCCTGGGGTACCCGTGACTGGTATTTCTCGCAGCATTGGAAGTGGCTAGAAGCGCAGTCCGGACCGGATCTGGTGGTGCACTTCTGGGAGGTCGAGGCGCTCGGTCGGAAGGTGTTGCGCGGCTACGTCCTGCGCGACGGCGAGATGGCGGAGGTCAACGGCGTCGACATGAGCTTCGAGCACGACGCGCGGCTTGCGCATACCGCGGTGTTCGCCGATGTGCGCGACGAGCTCGGGCGCAGCACGCGGGTCGAGGGGCGCACCTTCGCGCTCTACCCCTTCGTGGTGAGTCCGCAGGTCATGCTGAACGAAGGCTCGATGAGCGTGACGATCGACGGCAAGCCGGGCGTTGGCCATGTCGAGATGTGCTGGCCGAGCGCCTATCTGGAGCACGTTTGCACCCGCGACATTTCGGCGGGTTCCCCTGTCATCCGTGGTCTGCCCTCGGCAGGCTAG
- a CDS encoding phosphotransferase family protein: protein MLTIDKNRPTEAWIAELRSRYPCETEIDRILVRKLRQRSGPGYEPVPLDTLVTGLEGLLRANGVQDFSIRSPRWLSGGASKLQMAFELEWLRPGVGFEKTAMVLRMEPAESIVETSRLREFQLIKSFEGVVPVPPVFWCDPDGKYLPYPALVYGFAPGVPKPSEAVSGVTGLGTCMPREVREHLAPQFAEILGRIHRHPFSREALSAFDVPKEGTTECAEWGVNWWERVWQEDSDENVPMLSVAAAWMRRNLPVLDFASVVHSDYRTGNFLYTEHDNQISALLDWELGRIGDRHQDIAWTTSRAFSSLAEDGKTLLVCGLMPEAEFYERYEKASGLSINPKTVHWYKVYNAYSISVLILGTGYRIARNGKTHQDILVAWLMGIGYMIVDEMRTLIEEGC from the coding sequence ATGCTGACAATCGACAAGAATCGTCCGACCGAAGCATGGATCGCGGAGTTGCGTTCGCGCTATCCGTGCGAGACGGAAATCGACCGCATCCTGGTGCGGAAACTGAGGCAACGCAGCGGGCCGGGTTACGAGCCGGTGCCGCTTGACACGCTGGTCACCGGCCTCGAAGGGTTGTTGCGGGCGAACGGGGTCCAGGACTTCTCGATCCGGAGTCCGCGCTGGCTGTCGGGCGGGGCGTCGAAGCTGCAGATGGCGTTCGAGCTGGAATGGCTGCGGCCGGGCGTCGGCTTCGAGAAGACGGCGATGGTGCTGCGCATGGAGCCGGCGGAATCGATCGTCGAGACGAGCCGGCTGCGCGAGTTCCAGCTGATCAAGTCCTTCGAGGGCGTCGTCCCCGTGCCGCCGGTGTTCTGGTGCGATCCGGACGGGAAATATCTGCCCTATCCGGCGCTGGTCTACGGCTTCGCGCCCGGCGTGCCCAAGCCCTCGGAAGCGGTGAGCGGTGTAACCGGGTTGGGCACCTGCATGCCGCGCGAGGTGCGCGAGCATCTGGCGCCGCAATTCGCCGAAATCCTCGGCCGCATCCATCGCCACCCCTTCTCGCGCGAGGCGCTGTCGGCCTTCGACGTCCCGAAGGAAGGTACGACCGAATGCGCCGAGTGGGGCGTCAATTGGTGGGAGCGCGTGTGGCAGGAGGATTCGGACGAGAACGTCCCGATGTTGAGCGTCGCCGCGGCGTGGATGCGGCGCAACCTGCCCGTGCTCGACTTCGCGTCGGTGGTGCATTCCGACTACCGCACCGGCAACTTCCTTTATACCGAACACGATAACCAGATCTCGGCGCTGCTCGACTGGGAGCTCGGCCGCATCGGCGACCGGCACCAGGACATCGCATGGACGACGAGTCGCGCCTTCTCCTCGCTCGCCGAGGACGGCAAGACGCTGCTGGTCTGCGGCCTGATGCCAGAGGCGGAGTTCTACGAGCGCTATGAAAAGGCGTCGGGGCTCTCCATCAATCCGAAGACGGTGCATTGGTACAAGGTCTACAACGCGTATTCGATCAGCGTGCTGATCCTGGGCACGGGCTACCGCATCGCGCGGAACGGGAAGACGCACCAGGACATCTTGGTGGCCTGGCTGATGGGCATCGGTTACATGATCGTGGATGAGATGCGCACGCTGATCGAGGAGGGATGCTGA
- a CDS encoding tyrosine-protein phosphatase: MNPRIIALEGATNCRDLGDIGTAHRGVIRRGLLFRSDSLAELTEDDFARLDALGLHTVCDLRHESERIRKPNRLPPGTQIRQHAIGFLPRGAHELIPSLGPHSDEMAVHSALAGYYRCFPLDHASDYARMFEALLAPDALPALIHCTSGKDRTGFGIAMILMALGVSREDIVADYLLSNVAPRDLRFMVPEGVPESALSALMKVRADYLQASFAAIDEHWASEQDFLREALGLNARAISRLRDLLLA; this comes from the coding sequence GTGAATCCGCGAATCATCGCCCTCGAAGGTGCCACCAATTGTCGCGATCTCGGTGACATCGGCACGGCGCATAGGGGCGTCATTCGCCGCGGCCTGCTCTTCCGCTCGGATTCACTCGCCGAATTGACGGAGGACGATTTCGCTCGGCTCGATGCGCTGGGGCTGCACACCGTGTGCGACTTGCGGCATGAATCGGAACGCATCCGCAAACCCAACCGCCTGCCCCCCGGAACGCAGATCCGCCAGCACGCGATCGGCTTTCTTCCCCGCGGCGCACACGAGCTCATCCCTTCGCTCGGGCCGCACAGCGACGAAATGGCAGTGCATTCCGCCCTCGCCGGTTATTACCGCTGCTTTCCGCTCGACCACGCGAGCGACTATGCGCGCATGTTCGAGGCCCTTCTCGCGCCGGACGCGCTTCCGGCACTGATTCACTGCACCAGCGGCAAGGACCGCACAGGCTTCGGCATCGCCATGATCCTGATGGCGCTGGGAGTATCCCGCGAAGACATCGTCGCGGACTACCTGCTGTCGAACGTGGCGCCCCGCGATCTGCGCTTCATGGTCCCTGAGGGCGTTCCCGAATCTGCACTGTCCGCCTTGATGAAGGTGCGCGCGGACTATCTGCAGGCGTCGTTTGCCGCCATCGACGAGCATTGGGCGAGCGAGCAAGACTTCCTCCGCGAAGCCCTCGGCCTTAACGCGCGCGCGATCAGCCGCTTGCGGGATCTGTTGCTGGCCTAG
- a CDS encoding acetyl-CoA C-acyltransferase family protein translates to MTTRDILLVGAARTAIGTFGGSLKDVPMRSLATRAVRAAIERSGVEPDRIGHVVMGNVIPTEPADAYLSRVAAIDSGLPKETPAFNVNRLCGSGLQAIVSAAQAIAMGDTDIAIGGGAESMSRGIMMIPSMRWGARMGNTDVVDYMTGILHDPWERVHMGITAENVAERYGITRDMQDELALQSQQRAARAIAEGRFASQIVSVEIASRKGTVVFDTDEHVRANVTIEQLAAMKPVFKRDGLVTAGNASGINDGAAAVVLAEARAAERLGLKPLARLVSYAHAGVDPLYMGIGPVPASRKALERAGLTIADIDVIESNEAFAAQACAVAQELGFDPAKVNPNGSGISLGHPVGATGAIITTKALYELQRTGGRYALVTMCIGGGQGIAAIYERL, encoded by the coding sequence ATGACTACACGCGACATCCTCCTGGTCGGCGCCGCTCGCACGGCGATCGGCACTTTTGGAGGCAGCCTCAAGGACGTCCCGATGCGGAGCCTGGCGACCAGAGCCGTCCGGGCGGCGATCGAGCGCAGCGGCGTCGAGCCCGACCGGATCGGGCATGTGGTCATGGGCAATGTGATCCCGACCGAACCCGCCGACGCCTACCTCAGCCGTGTCGCGGCCATCGATTCCGGGCTGCCGAAGGAGACCCCTGCGTTCAACGTGAATCGCCTGTGCGGTTCCGGCCTGCAGGCGATCGTGTCAGCGGCGCAGGCGATCGCGATGGGCGACACCGACATCGCAATCGGCGGCGGCGCCGAATCGATGAGCCGCGGAATCATGATGATCCCATCCATGCGCTGGGGCGCACGGATGGGAAATACCGACGTCGTGGACTACATGACCGGCATCCTGCACGACCCGTGGGAGCGCGTGCATATGGGCATCACGGCGGAGAACGTCGCCGAACGCTACGGCATCACCCGCGACATGCAGGACGAGCTAGCGCTCCAAAGCCAGCAGCGGGCTGCGCGCGCCATCGCCGAAGGCCGCTTCGCGAGCCAGATCGTCTCCGTCGAGATCGCGAGCCGCAAGGGCACGGTCGTCTTCGATACCGACGAGCACGTCCGCGCCAATGTCACGATCGAACAGCTCGCGGCGATGAAGCCGGTCTTCAAGCGGGATGGTCTCGTCACTGCCGGCAATGCCTCGGGCATCAACGACGGCGCGGCAGCGGTGGTGCTCGCCGAAGCGCGTGCCGCCGAACGCCTCGGTCTGAAGCCGCTCGCCCGCCTGGTGAGCTACGCGCACGCCGGCGTCGATCCGCTGTACATGGGCATCGGTCCGGTCCCCGCGTCGCGCAAGGCGCTGGAAAGGGCCGGCCTGACGATCGCCGACATCGACGTCATCGAATCGAATGAAGCCTTTGCCGCTCAGGCCTGCGCAGTCGCTCAGGAGCTCGGTTTCGATCCCGCGAAGGTGAACCCCAACGGGTCGGGCATCTCGCTCGGCCATCCTGTCGGCGCGACCGGCGCGATCATCACGACGAAAGCCCTCTACGAGCTGCAGCGAACGGGAGGACGCTACGCCCTGGTGACGATGTGCATCGGTGGCGGCCAGGGCATCGCGGCCATCTACGAACGTCTGTGA
- a CDS encoding 3-oxoacyl-[acyl-carrier-protein] synthase III C-terminal domain-containing protein has protein sequence MNTNNGANIGAATDRGILAVGAYLPRLRLDRKSVAAGHRWMAPGLRGLAQGVRSMANWDEDAITMAVEAGRRALAAAQAPAPEMLTLASTTLPFADRLNAAVVASALSLPKALAASDCGGSLRAGSSALIRALQGSGGQQLLIASERRIPRPASTAELMVGDGAAALLVGEGEPIARLLGSASLTADFVDHFRESGRDGDYGWEERWVRDEGLSKLVPPVVKQALQAAGVDANRIDHFVMPEKLRKVGPMVAKKVGVRPETIVDPLFDRCGDTGAAHPLLMLARTLAKAGPGQTILVVQFGSGCDALVLETTDRATGSDTEPAWLDEGQVETNYLKYLSFTGQIELEWGMRAEMDNKTALSAAWRAEETVHGFSGGRCGECGTVQFPASRICVNPDCGAVDTQQPYRLADEPAKIRSFTCDWLSYKPCPPFMFGHVEFANAARVLMEFADCDPADLAVGVPLDMVFRIKEVDPMRGFRRYFWKAKPQLKAGE, from the coding sequence ATGAATACGAACAACGGCGCGAATATCGGCGCCGCGACCGATCGCGGCATTCTTGCAGTCGGCGCCTACCTGCCGCGGCTTCGTCTGGACCGCAAGTCGGTCGCGGCGGGCCACCGCTGGATGGCACCGGGCTTGCGCGGCCTCGCCCAGGGCGTGCGCAGCATGGCGAACTGGGACGAAGACGCCATCACGATGGCCGTGGAGGCCGGACGGCGGGCACTCGCCGCCGCCCAGGCACCCGCGCCGGAGATGTTGACGCTCGCGTCGACGACGCTTCCGTTCGCCGATCGGCTCAATGCCGCCGTCGTCGCGTCCGCACTGTCATTGCCGAAGGCGCTCGCGGCCAGCGATTGTGGCGGGAGCCTGCGTGCGGGCAGCAGTGCGCTGATCCGTGCGCTGCAGGGGTCCGGTGGACAGCAACTGCTGATCGCCTCCGAACGGCGCATTCCGCGTCCGGCGAGCACCGCCGAACTGATGGTGGGCGACGGCGCCGCGGCGCTGCTGGTGGGGGAGGGCGAGCCGATCGCGCGTCTGCTCGGCTCGGCCAGCCTGACTGCCGACTTCGTCGACCATTTCCGCGAGTCGGGCCGTGACGGGGATTACGGCTGGGAAGAGCGCTGGGTGCGGGACGAGGGCTTGTCGAAGCTCGTGCCGCCGGTCGTGAAGCAGGCGCTGCAGGCGGCCGGCGTCGACGCAAACCGCATCGACCACTTTGTGATGCCGGAGAAGCTGCGCAAGGTCGGGCCAATGGTCGCGAAAAAGGTCGGCGTGCGGCCGGAGACCATCGTCGATCCGCTTTTCGACCGTTGCGGCGATACCGGGGCCGCGCATCCGCTGTTGATGCTGGCGCGCACCCTTGCCAAAGCCGGGCCAGGACAGACGATCCTCGTCGTGCAGTTTGGCAGCGGCTGCGATGCGCTGGTGCTCGAGACGACGGACAGGGCCACCGGGTCAGATACCGAGCCCGCGTGGCTCGACGAAGGCCAGGTCGAGACGAACTATCTCAAGTACCTGTCCTTCACCGGCCAAATCGAGCTCGAGTGGGGCATGCGCGCCGAGATGGACAACAAGACGGCGCTGTCGGCGGCGTGGCGCGCCGAGGAAACGGTCCACGGCTTCAGCGGCGGGCGCTGCGGCGAGTGCGGTACGGTGCAGTTCCCGGCCAGCCGGATCTGCGTGAATCCGGATTGCGGCGCGGTCGACACGCAGCAGCCTTACCGCCTGGCCGACGAGCCGGCGAAGATCCGCAGCTTCACCTGCGACTGGCTGTCATACAAGCCGTGTCCGCCGTTCATGTTCGGTCACGTCGAGTTCGCCAATGCCGCACGCGTGCTGATGGAGTTCGCCGATTGCGATCCGGCCGATCTCGCGGTCGGCGTACCCCTCGACATGGTGTTCCGGATCAAGGAAGTCGATCCGATGCGCGGATTCCGGCGCTATTTCTGGAAAGCGAAGCCGCAACTCAAGGCGGGAGAATAA